The Mastacembelus armatus chromosome 24, fMasArm1.2, whole genome shotgun sequence sequence GTTGAACAGGACCTCGGTAGCTTGGATGTGGAGTTTTTACCTGGATGTTTTGTAATTTAACTTAAATTTAACCCATAAACATTCATATGTAGTAGAGAGCTCACATCAGTGAATAATTAGGGATATGTATGTTATCTGCTTAAATGAGGGGAAAGGCATGGATGGTTGCTAAAGGCAAAGAACTAGAGGAAGAAGGGACTGGAATAATTGGAAAGCAGCCCGTTGAAGCCCAAAGAGCAGTGCCAGACTCAGTGAGAGTCTTTTCTGGATGACTGCACTTTTGCAGGACTTGCCTAGGCGCTTAACAAGTTCTTCAGTAAGACCGGGGCTGAGACGAACAGCAGCGATGACAAGGAGGAAATGcgtgtgcatttatgtgtgtttcgGTGAGATTTAAAACCTACAAAGCAAAATGTGTTTGCGTTAAAGCCAAGTCTTGCATGTGAATCACATCTGTCATCGTGTGTGCAAGATAAAACAACATCCGCATGAATGTATTCAAGCGAGTAGCTCAGACAAATTGGCAGAGTCGAAAGTAGAAACAAATTGGTTCCGTGAAATCTGGACTGggcttgttttttaaatgtaaattctcTTGGCCAAACGCAAACTAATGGTGTATTTTGGCATCCACTCACGTGCCTGAGACACTGTCATTGCTTGAGGCACAGAATATATTTCCTGCCATCCTCTGCCCTATTTAGAACAACCCAacagccccccaccccccaagCTGTGCATGGACACCTCAGGGAAAAACATGCAAGTTacataaacatttgtgtgtgtgagtgagagagagagagaaagcgcCTGTGACGATGCAGAGCCACTCTGACACATGGGTTCACAGCATCCATCCTCGCAGCAGTCAGGGGCCAGGAATAAAAGCACAGTGACTTGCATGTGTGTTGAATTTTATGCCCTGCACAGACTCGATTTCCTATAATGGTGTGTGAAAAGAAAGCATGCATAATGCCTACAGCTTTTAGCTATGTTAGCAAGGCCACATAAAGGTAGTTTCACATAGTGCTACATATTTATTAAACAGCACTTTAAAGTAGTCTCCAGCAAGTCCTGaataaaaggaaatgaatgtgttttagaCTATAAGGAAGGGTACTACATGCCAAGCACTGGATATGTTTGGAGCTGAAAACGactttttatttccccaaaataaatgtacatgattaacaaaaaaaaaaaaaaaaagacgacgGAGAGACGGGATTTCACAGTTGAACAATAAACTTGTTATGTTCAGCAGACTCAGAGCCACCATCTGCTTGGCTGTGATAGGTTTTCAGCCAACTTTAATGCTGAACAACATTGTAAACATTCAACAGTCTGTTCGTGATGACGACACTGTTTCTAAATTAGCCAGTATTACCAGCAAACctaaaaaaacatgcagcactCTTAAATTGTAGGTTTGCAGATTTTATTTCCATATGAGCGACTAAAATGTTTGCAGACCTCTGTTTCGAGGTTCAACCAAATACATGTCGGTGTTACTAACCAGGACATGTTTACAGCAGGGAGAAGGACTTGTGATTCAGGAGTTGTTGCATTTGTCAGTGGTTTCAGGCGACTGCTGTGAGAGCCATAAGCGGGAACATAGCAAAGTGATGAGGGGGTGGTCAGAGAAGAGGACATAAGACTGCCAAGTAATGCTGTgtcacagaaaaaagagaaggaaacaggGTTACTCGTAGCTGCAGTGAGCAGTGAAGTCTTCATTTATCTTCtgatctgtgtttatgtttatcaTATCTGTCTGTTATTCTCCGGTGCTCGTTGAGTCGTGTCTCCTTCGAACTTTCTTCCAGGGTATGGAACGCTCTGACTGATAACTACGGCAATGTGATGCCTGTGGACTGGAAGACGTCGCACATTCGCTCCCTACACCTTCCCACCCTCAACCTCGCGGACCATGAGGTACACACCCCCTCACAGAGTCTGAGATGTAGTGTAATGTTTAGAGCACACAGGGCACTTCTCCATAAATCTGCACAGTATCTGAAATATTCTCTTAGCTGAAGAAGAGCTGAGATGCAAGGTGTAAGCAGTTTGCTCATCTCCCTTCAATCTGCTTAACCACCTGTTTATGGTCTCATCCAAgttctcgctctctctctctgtctctcgaTCGTTGCCTTCCCCTGATGGACAGAAGCTGGATAACCAGTCACTGGATCTGTCAGATGACGAGGAGCTGAGGGAGCAGATGGATATGCACTCAATCATTGTCTCCTGCATCAACGACGAGCCGCTCTTCACAGCTGAACAAGtaacacatccacacacacgcacacatacgcACATTGTCAGCAGCTCTTTGGAGTAATTTATATCCTCAGAATTCTTTTACTTGGAAAGTCAGTTttgttatttcaaataaataaatacaggtaTAATTCAACTTACTACTCCACCAGCCTGTACATGCAATTATAGCTGTCAGTATACAAATATGCACATTTAAGGTTGCCAttgtatttcagttttcttcagGTTTGACTTCATCTgtccttgattttttttttttttttcctgtcatgtCACATTATCACAATGAAGCACaaaaagttttcagtttttctctaaGCTTTGTTTGACTTTCACATCTGTCGCAAACCTTAATCCTGAATTCTTGGCTTGCGCTACAAAGACGTCACACTGTTATGTCTCTGTTCTTCCCACATCTGTCAAATCAACACTGTAGGATGCTGATGTAAAtttatattatgtatttatgtaagTAGCCTAAGCCTGGCCAAGAAATCACTCTGGAGTTCATCCTGTTTGTGCAATAATAGTTCCATGCATTTTGCCTTTAGCGTGCCATAAAGCTTGACAGCATGATTAGCTCTATTTTTCAGCTGCTGAGATgcacatagagacagactgAAGTGTGGTAGAAGAAATGATAGTTATCAGTACATATGTGCCTAAAAATAACTGCACTGTAACATTGAAGCAAATCGCCAATTCTTCACACTCTTAAAGTTAGTGGTGCACACACATTAGGTTCGACTTCATCTGCCCGTGATATTCTTCTTACTCAATCATCAGCTGCGGGGAGACATGCAGGTCAGCAGCATTTAGCTTATGTCCATCAGAGCATGTGACACAGCAGGCGGAGTGCTCTGtagtttattaaaacaaaaccacagtgcGACTTTGATCCTTTACTTTAAATTGAAACGCTGCCATATACTGAAGTCAAAAGTTCCACGAGAAAACACAGCCTCTGGTTAAATAACCATGTGTAAACTGCAACACCAGCTTTAACTAAATCAACATGttgatgcgtgtgtgtgtgtgtgctttttgtgcTGTCATCTAGGTAATAGAGGAGATAGAGGAGATGATGCAGGAGTCTCCAGACCCAGAGGATGACGAGAGTCCCTTACAGTCGGACCTGTCCATGCTGTCTCAGGACTTCCACCCTCTAAAACGTTCTGGCTCCAACACCAGCTACGAGAACCGTGAGTACCCCTGTACAAGGAATAACATAGTAACACAAAGCTCTTAATTCACCCCCTTGTGGGTGTGTATGCGCACAGTGAGGTTTCACACTCTGCTGCCATTTGACAGCTCACTAAATTCCCTTAATGATGTGCAATCGGTCAGAGTCCCAAACATGAACAAACCAcaacacacgtgcacacataACATTCTTATGCAATGtgtgacacatttaaatatacagCAGTCGCCTCGTCACTACGAGTTATATAATCAACAGCATATATAGTACATGCATTTGGCTTGAACACGTTTTGTAATGGCGTTTGAGTTTCGGGCATCTGCATATAATAATTTACTGTTCTGTGTTTAATATATTAGACAGCTCATTACATGCATGGCAAAATGTGTGCACAACTTGTACTGAACCATTTCCCGTCAGAGATAGAAATACAGAAGGACACAGCAGACTTGAAAATTGGTCACATTTTATCCTTTACTTCCTATCACTTcaattgcattttaaatgtattgaacacattaataaacatttgTGTAGTTTGTAACAAAAGGTCTGTACATTTAAcctcaaatggaaaacacaatTCTCTTCtctttaaaagttaaaaaaaagtgtatttgtgcttttaagcctctgtctgtttttacacGGCCATTTGTTCACCATGTTACATTTAACCAAAGTTAGTACTGCAAGCCTTTACGTTACTTTAATCAAGATTCAGtattgtaatatttttaaaGGTAGAATATTGTTGCGCCCAAAATACAACTTCAATTATTGTCACActtattttatacatatatttgcTCATCACCTCCAGGCCTGCGTCAGATGACTGTGTCTGAGCTGAACGAGACTCTGGAAAAACTGAAGTTGACCATTTGCTGCTACAGTGAAGAGCTGATCCAGGCTCTGGCCCTGCGGGACGAACTGGACTATGAAAAGGAGGTACTTTAATTTGTATCTTCTCGAATGTATGGCTTTAGCATTACCACAAAAAGATAAACTCCTTCTGTGCCTGCTgaatttgtgaaaaatgtaaaaataaatgtaaaaaaataaataaataaaaatacagatttaaaGAGAGGACAGCCATTTGAACATCTGTTGTGTAGTGAGAACAAGCTGCGGTGCTCAGTGTTCTGTAGGCCAGCGAGAGAGGTCAGTGCTAGCAGCTTAATTTTTACAATGTAATTTGTTTCAATGTCATAACTATCACACTGTATTTTGACAGTAGCTAAAAATAGATATCTCTAATAGTGTTACATACATAAAGTGATTCTAAAAACCAACATAATTCAATCaaatcttgtttttaaaaaaacaggtgaAGAACAGCTTCATCTCTCTGCTGATCGATGtgcaaaacagacagaaagagcacCGCGAGCTGCTCcgtaagaagaagaaaatcagaAGTACGACCACCACCGGTTCCAACGGCCAGAGGACAACCAGCACGCACGTCCCAGGCACGGTGAGTCACGCGGTGGCACTGTAGGGGCCATagtcaaagacaaaacataTGCTGTTTATTACATCATTATAGTGGTGACTAGTGagatgcatgtacacacagccacacacttCTTTAAATTCTAGGCAGATAGGCATAATGCATGACTGACAGATTGCTGTCACACTAGCACCAAGGGTTTGTGTCAagccttttccttctctcttttaATACAGAAACCTCATTTCTCCTtactctcttcttttcctccttcctctcactCCTTGTAGCTCCTCAATCTGGAGAGACTCTCCAATGTCATTCAAAACGGCCTCCGTCAAACTTTTGGCAACACAGGAGGGGACAAACAGGTGCCCCTGCTCTTTCTTTCCAATGCAGCTACATTTCTgtggccccccccccccccaccccactgGCACGTTTATTTCCTTTTCTGCAGCCGCCATGACTGACATTCATTGTgaattgttttgtcatttctgtcttctctttgtgcttgatttttattcttgttttcttCACTTCGCTcattctttacttttttttgaATAACtttatttctctccctctcctgccATTGTTTTTCTGAAGGTTTTACTGTTATAATTGTATCAGTCTGGTTTAGGTCAAGAAGATACTGTTGTAGGTAAACATATGCACTAATAAACCTCTGAGAAGTTGGAACCTGGATGCCATTCCAGTAATTAGCACTGTCGAACCAGGGGCCTTTGCTTGtccttcctgtgtctgtgtgggtttactctggatACTGgataaagacatgcaggttaggttaattgggGACTCTAAATTTCCTGTAGGCGTGAATGTgagtctttgtctctgtgtccattCTGTAATAGGCCCTgtgatctgttcagggtgtagcctgcctctcacccagcgattttctttttttatgtgctTTTCTTTAGTAAAATCAGCACAAGGTCTTCACCTTTTGATAAGGAATCCATTTTTTTGAAGCACAACTTTTTAGAACCCATAGTCAGATGTTCATGTCACGTTTGATTTGGATATCTATAGTGTGTTAAATTCGAATTTTCctccaaatgtttttcatgACTTTTACTTGTGTTGTGGTGTCGGTGTGTAAAGGCCTTTACAGTTACCATATGATCTTCAAGATACTGACAGAGCAAGATTACATTTAAAGGATGTACAATTACATCAGTATGTAGTAGAatctttttgtttcattgtattttgtcttttcttttcagtaccTCACCACAGTAATTCCTTATAAGAAAGCAGGCTCCCAATCGGTGGAGGACCTCGAGATCCTCACAAAAAGTGAGCATACCATTACagcccacaaacacacatacatacatgatGCTTGTGTGTTGTCAaatgttttagctttttttgtttttgttccccCCCCCTTTTCTGCTAGTCCTCCATGCCATGAGGGATGACAGTGAGAAGGTACCTGCCCTGCTAACAGACTACATTCTCAAAGGtaaacagcttttctttttctttgacttCAGGGAACATTGAAAAGCTGGGCAGCATCTTCTTCATCAAGTTGGTTTGTTgcagtaatgtaaaataattcaaaagGATGGAAAGGGTTTGGTTCAAAACTTCCTTTATGGTGACTTTTGATTGGTCATAGCTGCCTCCAGTTACAGAAAGTAAACTAAGCAAAAATCAACAAATTGAGAGACAGTAGAGAAAAGAGTAGCACTCAACACAAATAATTAAATGGATGGAGAAACCCTTCACTGTTGACCTGTACCTTCCTTGTCTCTCATCTGTGCTGCACTGTCCTTTGGGTAGCTCTGGTATGAGAGTGGAAACTGAGGTTCGTGAGCACTGACACATTGACAGATCCTTCACCTTCAGCCTCCTATCATGAGCCTTGTGTTGTTCTTTCACTCTGTGTAGTATCTGTCTTTCCCTAAAGCAGCAGCCTTCCCTCACTTGCTCTACGCTGTAGCGCCAACTTGTCGTGCTGTGCGGTGCTTGTGGCTGCACCACGCCTATGCTGAAACACACGAATACACTCACCTAACTCCCCATTACTGCGAGcttgtagcagcagcagctgttgttCACGTGTTTGCTTCTCACCTGTAGCTACTGTTTCTTCTTTCCTCACCCCACATTTCTCCCTGTGGCAGTCGCTCTTTCAT is a genomic window containing:
- the fez2b gene encoding fasciculation and elongation protein zeta-2 isoform X3, whose product is MAAPLAHFDEDWQDFNEFKPSSESAEQLDQLNSNVGDPSSGLDDFSDLDNSFSGEICSFKSMEDLVHDFDEKLTVCFRNYNTTTEDIAPIKPITEDNYLKDDEVWNALTDNYGNVMPVDWKTSHIRSLHLPTLNLADHEKLDNQSLDLSDDEELREQMDMHSIIVSCINDEPLFTAEQVIEEIEEMMQESPDPEDDESPLQSDLSMLSQDFHPLKRSGSNTSYENRLRQMTVSELNETLEKLKLTICCYSEELIQALALRDELDYEKEVKNSFISLLIDVQNRQKEHRELLRKKKKIRSTTTTGSNGQRTTSTHVPGTYLTTVIPYKKAGSQSVEDLEILTKILHAMRDDSEKVPALLTDYILKALV
- the fez2b gene encoding fasciculation and elongation protein zeta-2 isoform X1; the protein is MAAPLAHFDEDWQDFNEFKPSSESAEQLDQLNSNVGDPSSGLDDFSDLDNSFSGEICSFKSMEDLVHDFDEKLTVCFRNYNTTTEDIAPIKPITEDNYLKDDEVWNALTDNYGNVMPVDWKTSHIRSLHLPTLNLADHEKLDNQSLDLSDDEELREQMDMHSIIVSCINDEPLFTAEQVIEEIEEMMQESPDPEDDESPLQSDLSMLSQDFHPLKRSGSNTSYENRLRQMTVSELNETLEKLKLTICCYSEELIQALALRDELDYEKEVKNSFISLLIDVQNRQKEHRELLRKKKKIRSTTTTGSNGQRTTSTHVPGTYLTTVIPYKKAGSQSVEDLEILTKILHAMRDDSEKVPALLTDYILKVLCPT
- the fez2b gene encoding fasciculation and elongation protein zeta-2 isoform X2 translates to MAAPLAHFDEDWQDFNEFKPSSESAEQLDQLNSNVGDPSSGLDDFSDLDNSFSGEICSFKSMEDLVHDFDEKLTVCFRNYNTTTEDIAPIKPITEDNYLKDDEVWNALTDNYGNVMPVDWKTSHIRSLHLPTLNLADHELDNQSLDLSDDEELREQMDMHSIIVSCINDEPLFTAEQVIEEIEEMMQESPDPEDDESPLQSDLSMLSQDFHPLKRSGSNTSYENRLRQMTVSELNETLEKLKLTICCYSEELIQALALRDELDYEKEVKNSFISLLIDVQNRQKEHRELLRKKKKIRSTTTTGSNGQRTTSTHVPGTYLTTVIPYKKAGSQSVEDLEILTKILHAMRDDSEKVPALLTDYILKVLCPT